In Streptomyces dangxiongensis, one DNA window encodes the following:
- a CDS encoding SRPBCC family protein, producing the protein MSTIKEVVEVDVPVHTAYNQWTQFEEFPNFMEGVEEVTQLDAQHNHWTTKIAGVRREFDTEIVDQLADERITWRTTTGDTHQKGMVRFERLDDSHTKVELVLEVEPSGAVEKVADMVGTIDRRVKGDMRRFKEYIEERGAESGAWRGRVRPGDSGSSL; encoded by the coding sequence ATGAGCACGATCAAGGAAGTGGTGGAAGTCGACGTCCCCGTCCACACCGCCTACAACCAGTGGACGCAGTTCGAGGAGTTCCCGAACTTCATGGAGGGCGTCGAGGAGGTCACCCAGCTCGACGCGCAGCACAATCACTGGACCACGAAGATCGCCGGAGTACGCCGGGAGTTCGACACCGAGATCGTCGACCAGCTCGCCGACGAGCGCATCACCTGGCGCACCACCACCGGCGACACCCACCAGAAGGGCATGGTCCGCTTCGAGCGCCTGGACGACTCCCACACCAAGGTGGAGCTGGTGCTGGAGGTCGAGCCCAGCGGAGCCGTCGAGAAGGTCGCGGACATGGTCGGTACCATCGACCGGCGCGTCAAGGGAGACATGCGGCGGTTCAAGGAGTACATCGAGGAACGCGGCGCGGAATCCGGTGCCTGGCGCGGCCGCGTCCGGCCCGGCGACTCCGGTTCCTCCCTCTGA
- a CDS encoding ACT domain-containing protein yields MTPPRRKLLTLPALFRIEHVSGGARPADDDWYAVVRAPEGLTVLREVPLDAAGAHREVSPDASGAHEHWAGLYGDDPHDLDLPGMLAAVVGPLGSAGIPVFVTSTFHSDLVLVPADRYDDAVGVLRSAGHEVVPAA; encoded by the coding sequence ATGACTCCTCCCCGGCGGAAACTGCTGACTCTGCCTGCCCTCTTCCGGATCGAGCACGTCTCCGGTGGTGCGCGGCCCGCCGATGACGACTGGTACGCGGTCGTACGCGCTCCCGAGGGCCTGACCGTCCTGCGCGAGGTGCCCCTCGACGCCGCCGGCGCACACCGGGAGGTCTCCCCCGATGCCTCCGGCGCACACGAACACTGGGCCGGCCTGTACGGCGACGACCCTCACGATCTCGATCTGCCGGGCATGCTGGCCGCCGTGGTCGGGCCCCTGGGCTCGGCGGGGATTCCGGTGTTCGTGACCTCCACCTTCCACTCGGACCTCGTACTCGTCCCCGCCGACCGGTACGACGACGCGGTCGGCGTCCTGCGTTCCGCGGGACACGAGGTCGTCCCGGCGGCCTGA
- a CDS encoding SRPBCC family protein, whose amino-acid sequence MTRVFTVSRSIFIDVPPETVYEAVCRPGDMGRWSPENLGTVGGVPGERAAVGTTFEGRNKRGTFRWVTRCTVTAADPGHRFAFRVHAIGVRRPRLRGPIATWEYTFAPEGTGSRVTETWTDDRRSWPGPVAQLFDRVATGGKTFADFQTGNIDRTLRNLKRDLEAAHQV is encoded by the coding sequence GTGACCCGCGTATTCACCGTGTCCCGCAGTATCTTCATCGACGTCCCGCCCGAGACGGTCTACGAGGCGGTGTGCCGTCCCGGTGACATGGGCCGGTGGAGCCCGGAGAACCTGGGAACGGTGGGCGGTGTGCCGGGTGAACGGGCCGCCGTGGGAACGACGTTCGAGGGACGCAACAAGCGGGGGACGTTCCGCTGGGTCACCCGGTGCACGGTGACCGCGGCCGATCCCGGCCACCGCTTCGCCTTCCGCGTCCACGCGATCGGGGTGAGACGCCCGCGTCTGCGCGGCCCCATCGCCACCTGGGAGTACACCTTCGCGCCGGAAGGCACCGGCAGCCGGGTGACGGAGACCTGGACGGACGACCGGCGCTCGTGGCCCGGCCCCGTGGCCCAGCTCTTCGACCGGGTCGCCACCGGGGGGAAGACGTTCGCCGACTTCCAGACGGGCAACATCGACAGGACCCTGCGGAACCTCAAGCGGGATCTGGAGGCGGCTCACCAGGTCTGA
- a CDS encoding pyridoxamine 5'-phosphate oxidase family protein has protein sequence MPAPLGEDLSLTQTWVDTDGECILINGVESRQRTRNTARDPRGAVAVVIEPGRIGGPRG, from the coding sequence ATGCCCGCTCCCCTCGGCGAAGACCTGTCGCTCACCCAGACGTGGGTCGACACCGACGGCGAGTGCATCCTGATCAACGGTGTCGAGTCGCGTCAGAGGACCCGGAACACAGCGCGCGACCCGCGGGGTGCCGTCGCGGTCGTCATCGAGCCCGGACGGATCGGCGGCCCCCGCGGCTGA